A portion of the Thunnus albacares chromosome 5, fThuAlb1.1, whole genome shotgun sequence genome contains these proteins:
- the LOC122982732 gene encoding probable N-acetyltransferase CML5, with translation MAQKNNFQFSIREYRPSDEHGVMSLFRDGILENVYPAFFKAMSHPDHVGVALSISMAGYVLGGSSYFQGLLFGSAWAGLIYYCCHEIYETYMMRRLSTDMADIQASYLDNPDNGFWVAEDGANDSSKVVGMVAVMGKKAGDENERCDDLNGGVMGEFAQDAGDGSYGEMSGMVVVFPCRRKNLGSQLIQKALDFCKERGYTRLVLDISSPQTAAVSLYQKLGFVQTASHNNTHANRWFSRLARINVMRMEKFI, from the exons ATGGCCCAGAAAAATAACT TTCAATTCTCCATCAGGGAATACAGACCCTCAGATGAACATGGGGTCATGTCGCTCTTTCGTGACGGGATTCTTGAAAATGTATACCCGGCCTTCTTCAAGGCCATGAGCCATCCAGACCATGTTGGTGTTGCTCTGAGCATTTCCATGGCTGGCTATGTGCTGGGAGGCAGCTCCTACTTCCAAGGTTTACTCTTTGGCAGTGCATGGGCTGGCCTCATTTACTACTGCTGCCATGAGATCTACGAAACCTACATGATGAGGAGGCTGAGCACAGACATGGCCGACATTCAAGCCAGCTACCTGGACAACCCAGATAACGGTTTCTGGGTGGCGGAGGACGGCGCCAACGACAGCTCCAAAGTGGTGGGGATGGTGGCGGTGATGGGGAAAAAAGCAGGGGATGAGAACGAGAGATGTGACGACTTGAACGGAGGAGTGATGGGAGAGTTCGCCCAAGATGCTGGAGATGGAAGTTACGGCGAGATGTCCGGCATGGTGGTGGTGTTTCCATGTCGCCGCAAAAACCTTGGCTCTCAGTTGATACAGAAGGCGTTGGATTTCTGCAAAGAGCGAGGCTACACCCGCCTCGTTCTGGACATCAGCTCGCCACAGACGGCAGCCGTTTCCCTGTACCAAAAATTAGGCTTCGTTCAAACTGCATCCCACAATAACACACATGCTAATCGCTGGTTCTCCAGGCTGGCCAGAATAAATGTGATGCGAATGGAGaagttcatttaa